The following are encoded together in the Misgurnus anguillicaudatus chromosome 14, ASM2758022v2, whole genome shotgun sequence genome:
- the trib3 gene encoding tribbles homolog 3 has translation MSMNLSSATPSLRLKRVDFEDSHHDTFKCKRRRLSQPPSPGLAPCLRPLSQSLEQPESEKHDVSRIGPYILLEAIEGAQTFRAIHQVTEQEYTCKVFSMKKYHEFIAPYTRLLPHNNICKISEVILGESNVYIFFERNYGDMHSYVRSCKRLQEDEAVRLFGQMAAAVAHCHENGVVLRDLKLRKFVFTDSQRTKLVLQNLEDSCLLNGNDDSLTDKHGCPAYVGPEILNSRHSYSGKAADVWSLGVVLYTMLVGRYPFQDVEPTALFSKIRRGAFTIPETLSHRAKSLVCCMLRKSPSERLEAGDILLHPWLHCNNNISLSQHSSTRHSTDQVVPDFEPSENGDC, from the exons ATGAGTATGAACTTGTCATCTGCTACACCTTCACTGCGACTAAAGCGAGTAGACTTCGAGGACTCTCACCATGATACCTTCAAATGTAAGCGCCGCAGACTTAGCCAGCCTCCCTCTCCGGGTCTTGCACCCTGTCTTCGACCCCTGTCCCAAAGCCTGGAACAACCAGAGTCAGAGAAGCACGACGTCTCGCGTATTGGACCCTACATACTACTGGAGGCCATAGAAGGAGCTCAGACATTCAGGGCCATTCATCAGGTTACAGAACAGGAGTACACATGCAAG GTGTTTTCAATGAAGAAGTACCATGAGTTCATCGCACCTTACACGCGCCTCCTTCCCCACAACAACATCTGTAAAATATCGGAGGTGATTCTGGGGGAGAGCAACGTGTACATATTCTTCGAGCGAAACTACGGTGACATGCACTCGTACGTGCGCAGTTGCAAGCGGCTGCAGGAGGACGAAGCCGTGAGGCTGTTCGGCCAGATGGCAGCCGCGGTCGCGCATTGTCACGAAAACGGCGTCGTTTTACGAGACCTCAAACTGCGCAAGTTTGTGTTCACCGACTCACAGAG AACAAAGCTGGTCTTGCAAAACTTGGAGGATTCCTGTCTTCTCAACGGCAATGATGACTCACTGACAGACAAACACGGATGCCCGGCATACGTCGGTCCGGAGATCTTAAACTCGCGTCACTCGTACTCAGGGAAGGCTGCCGACGTGTGGAGCCTCGGTGTTGTTCTCTACACCATGTTAGTGGGACGTTACCCGTTTCAGGACGTGGAACCCACAGCACTGTTCAGCAAAATTCGCAGGGGTGCGTTCACCATCCCAGAAACTCTTTCGCACAGGGCTAAGTCTTTGGTGTGCTGCATGTTAAGGAAATCTCCCTCCGAGAGGCTAGAAGCTGGAGATATACTTCTGCACCCTTGGCTGCATTGTAATAACAACATATCCCTTAGCCAGCACTCGAGCACCAGACACTCGACAGATCAGGTGGTCCCTGATTTTGAACCGAGTGAGAATGGAGATTGTTAA